ttatttccttccctttgctaCCTTtggctttttctagtttcttaagttgCACGTCTATGGTGTTGATTTAAGATCTGTCTTGATGTTTACTGTGAGcgtttacagctataaatttccccctcGCCACTGCTTTGTTGTTTTCCAGGAGTTTTGACGCGTCGTGTTTCATGTCCCTTCACCTCTACGTATTTTCGCATTCCACTGTGATTTCTTCTTCGACACATTGGTTCTTGGAGagtgtgttttcagttttcacagctttttaaattttccactCTTCCTTCTGTTACCCATTTCTGACTTCATCTtcttgtggttggaaaagatactttgtatgCTATCTATCTTGTAAAATCTACTGAGACTTAACTCGTGACCTAATGCAAAGACTGTCTCAGAGAAGGTCCCGCGTGCCGTTATTGTTGGGTGGCGTCCCGTGCCCGTCTGTTAGATCTGGTTGGGCTATCGTGTTCTTCAAATCTTCTGTGTCCTTACTTAActtctgtctggttgttctgTCCATTATTGACAGTGGGATATGGAAGGCTCCAACGATTATTATAGAActatttttcccttcagttctgtcGATAATGGCCTCTCATTATGTGTGTAAATGTTTATCTTGCTGTACTGAACCTCttaattcatataaaatgtccttctttgtctcttgtaacattttctgatttaacGTCTGTTTTGTCTGGTATTATTACAGCCACTCCACCCTTTCTTTTGGCTACTatttgcatggagtatctttttccttcctttcaagttcaacttttttgtgtctttggatctgAGTCCCTTGTAGGTAACAGATAGTTGGATCCtatgtttttatccatttcacTAATCTGTTTAATCTGCTTACATTTAAAGTCATTACTGATAAGGAAGGAATTCCTTCCGTggtttgctctttgttttctatatgccttaattgctttctgtctcaaatttTCTGCATGACTATCTTCTTTTgcatttagttgatttttttgtagtgaaacattttaattcccttctcatttccttttgtgtatgttctgtggcgtgtgtgtgtgtgtgtgtgtgtgtgtggttgcgTGTGGTTACCATGGGATTGCTTTTAACATCCTAAAGTTACAACATCGTAGTGTCAATTTATACCAGCTTAACCTCAATAACACATGAAAACTCAGCTACTTTACAGCCCTGACCCCACCTTCTGTCAGTTGTTAATGtcacaaaattacatctttatgcaTCTTGGGTCCAAAAGCATAGATGAATaattaggtttttaaatatatcagtCTCTTAACATAGAGAACAAAAAGTAGAGCTACAGACCAAAGTCATAACAGTACTAGCGTTCATAATTGTCTGTCTGTTTACTTTTACCGGAGATTATGTCTTCAGAAGGCTTCGAGTTACTTGTTCAGTGCCCTTTCATTTCAACCTGAAGGACCCCCTTCACTGCAGGGCCGGTCTAGTCATCAGGGCAAGGCTTTCAGCTTTGGTTGATCTGGGAaggtcttcatttcttcctcattttggaAGGACAGTTTTCCCAAATGtaggattcttggttgacagCTTTTTTCCTTCAATGCTTTAAACACATCAACCCATGCCTTCTAGCCTCcaaggtttctgatgagaaatctccTCACAACCTTATCAGTGAACATATGATGAAAAGCAATCTTCCTCTGAGCTTTATAGATGTTAATAATGAGCCTTATCGTGTTTTACACAACACAACATTTCCTTATACGTTGTAGCACCATTTTGAGACCAGGAACTGGGTATTTTAAGTGTAGACATTACGAGGTCTATACAAGCCAAAATTACAGTTTTCTAAACTTGAAGTGAAAAGGCCACTGAACCATCTTATAGATGTTTATTTCTAACAAAGTAAATATCAATCTTGAAAAGcccacacaaacaaacaaaaagcccattgggggtctttttttttattgagtaaaGGGGTTTTGGGAATAAAAAGTGAGGAAACCACTGTGGTCTCAGACATCCCAGCCATGATTGCCTAATTGGCCCAtttcttgctgtgccctcacaaAGCCCCATTGTGACGTCATGGCAAGACCTGTCTATATAAGACCCTGGCTCGGCTGGGTGTTTGGTCTTTACAGCCCAGGAAGCTTTGGTGACCTGTCGGCCTTTGACCCTAGCTAGTTTGATTTcgacttctctttttttcattttgtttatttttttattttcatttttcttttttctctactccttttctctcccaattttttttgcctttttctgtttttacttttttctttttttctccttttttagtttttctttttctcaatttttcttcgtttcctcccttcattttctttgtgtgtgtgtgtgtgtgtgtgtgtgtgtgagtgtgtgtgtgcgcgtgtgtttttcatttgttttttttgtgttagCGTTTTAGTACAGTTAGTATAGTTCATATTGTTAGTATAGTTCATATTGTTAGTATAGTTCATAAGCATAGTATTGTTAGTATTGGCAAATTTTGTAGGTTGGTATTGTTGGTTAGCATAGTCCGTGTAATTAGCATTATTTAGCGTTAGTATAGTTAGTAGGTCACCATCCTTCAGGGGCGTAAGGCCATTACCGCATCTGTATTTACGAGACCACCAGTGAGGGCAGCGTCGCCACGATGAAGCTGACCCCGCACATCCTAACCGGGAAGCAGTCTGATGTGAAGTTCATCAGGAAAACCCAGAAGGACCCCACTGGCCTCCAGGGACTTTGTCGTGAAGCCCAGAATATGAAGACCTCAAGTCACCCAGGTATTGTCAAGTCACTCGAGGTGATCAACACCAAGGAAACGTTAGTCCTCCATGCAACATATGTAAGCAGAGACAACCTGCGTGACAATTTTACACACCGTGGCCAAGTGACGGAGGAGGTTCCAGAGAAATTCTGCCAGCTGTTATCGGTTGTGGAGTACTGCCACCAACAAGGTATGATCGGCGGGTATCAGAAGCTGGAGACACTGCTTTTTGGCAAGAAGCTGAAGGTAAAACACACGGGGGTTGGACTGAGCATCCGGTTTGCTGGCTACAAACTCCACACTTTCTGGGACAGCCCCCCTTATTCTGCCCCGCGACTCTTCCTGCAGCAAAGGGAGGACACCCCTTCCGCAAATGCTTGGAGCCTGGGGGTGGTTTGGTACTGCTTGGGCACCGGGTTTGAGCCGTTTGAGGGGGAAGTCTTCTGGGAAGCAGAACGAAATATGGAAAACAGGGAACAGAGTGCCCTGATTTTCATGTCCCtggagagtgaaaacatgtggtacaCGTTAACCACTATCCAGCCCACGATCTACACACCAACCAGAGTCCGCTGCTGGAGCTCCATCGCAACCTGTTCCAGCACAGGCCTGTCCTCAGAGCGGAGTAGTCTGACCTCCGAAGGGACCAGCATCGTGACCATGATTAGCGGGCCCAGATACAACTCACCAGCCACAAACTCCGACACCAGCAGTGAATACAGGCAGCCAGGGAGGATGTCCCTAGAGCCAAAAAATCAGGTTCTCAAACCTCTTGagaaattcaaaaatttattcaaaaaaaaacaataaaatagaaccccaaaaaatggcaaataaatgaGAGCCATAAGAGAGCCACGTGTCcgtgcctttattttattttgtttttgaactttaacgggacttaaatgtttgttttgaaacAGAAgggacagtgcgagtgggggagggacagagagagaatctcaagtctactctgtgctatcagctcggagcccgacgcggggctccagctcacaaaacagatggtgacctgagcaagaccaagagtgggacgcttggGCCACTGAggcccacccaggagccccgtccCTGCGTTTTAAGTGCAGGGAACGATGCTGAGCTCCAGGAAGCCCGGGGACATGGCACAGGAGATTGGCCAGGGCGACGGGTGGGACCAGATCCAGATCAGCTTCACAGGCTGGAGGAGTGTGGTGGGATAGTGACCTGCTGGATTTGGAGTTGTAGGAAGCACAAGGTGGAGGTGGTgaagttttggagtgatgggggtTCGTGGGTCTGGAGCCGATGGCCAAGGAAGAATTCGTGAAGaaatctttggtgcaaaaaggtgattttattaaagcacggggacaggtcCCATGGGCAGGGAGAGCAGCACTGGCGTCGTGACGGGTTAGGGGGAGAGCCAGAATTCCTTGGAGACTTACTCTAGGACTCAAggttccaggaccttgaggggctagctgttgccaGGAAAATGCCATTTCTTGCCGTTTAATGAAACCTCAGCCATGAGACCCTTTAGATGGATCTGGGCAGGCCATAAGCGTGGaggatgattgccagcatatatgtTGCAGGGGTTGAGATGAAGTAGATTTGTCATTATTTGTCATAGTGGCGTGTGGGCAGCGGGGGCCCcaggggtgggtcacaatggggtaTGGGCAACGGGAGCCcggggggtgggtcacaatggcgTGTGGGGAGCGGGAGCCccgggggtgggtcacaatggggtaTGGGCAGCGGGAGTccgggggtgggtcacaatggcgTGTGGGTAACGGGAGCCCGGGGGCTGGGTCACAATGGCGTGTGGGCAGCGGGGTCGccgggggtgggtcacaatggcgTGTGGGCAATGGGAGCCCCGGGTCCCCTTGCAGGGACTGCCCACCTGGTGGGGAAGGAATGAGCTGGGTGGAAACACTCTGGATATCACCCTCTCTTTCCTGTGCACCCACTGGGGACCAGACCTCAGCCGGTGGATGtcccagctctccctcccccaccctcccccctgctgtccccctcctcccttctgccctggctCCGGACTCACCTGCTCTCACTGGCCACAGGTGCAGGGTCCATCATGGCCCCCTTCCCTTCATGTCTCACTTTGGCCACCTCCAGAAGCTGACTTGGATGACCACGCATAGCAGGCTCTTTTTGCCCAGAGGTTGGGTCAACAGTAATCCACTCATCTCACTGGAAAGTCTTAAGACACCACATAAAACCCAATCATGGCTCTGTGCCCTCTGTATACATGACACAGAACCCCAGTATAACAGACTGGTGAGCAAGGAGGTGGGGTGAGATCAGAGGGTCCCTAGTAATGGCCCCCGAGGTGGAACTACTGAGAGGCTTGTCACCTCTGGGTCCCCCAGGAGATtcactcctctctccccttcatccCCGACCAGAAACACTCCAGATTTGGGCCAGCAGACTGCTTGACTGTACTGTGTTTTAAAGGACAAGGAGTGcataattcactcatttgttcactcaacaaacacgTTTACATGATGGTATATATGGTGGAGGTTCCATGGGGCACAGGACCCAGTTCCTGCCCTTGAGAGCTGAGGCCACCGGGAATAGGTAAGGGAGCGTGGAGTGCAGTTCCAGAGTCAGGTTCAGATCGCAGCTCTACCGCTGACTcgccgtgtgaccttggggaagtcacttaacctctcggGGCCTCAGTCTTCCCCCCTATAAAATGCATACACTAGTGATGCCCGCCTCGAGGACAGCTGTGAAATTGAAATAAGGTCATTTAGAGAAGCTCTGGGAACACTGCCCAGGGCAAAGTGCGGCAAGTATTTACTGCTCATTTAGCGGccattactgagcacctactgtgtgccaggcaccagggatGCAGCAGTGATGGAGACACTGATGGGGTGCTAGGCCCCGGAGGGGTAGACAGGTGAGCAGTGCGGAATACCCAGGAGACCCCAGGTGTGGGAAAGCAGAGGCTCCTGGGGATCACACTCCCTCCACCTTGTCCTGCCCTGAACCTACAGCTGCTGGCCCCTCCTGCTCACCTGCCAGCCAGACCCCATTGTCCTGCGGCATCTGGGGAGCGCTTTGCCAATTGCCTGCCTCAAAGGTGCACTTGTCCTAGCTCTTGCCAGCTGGGGGGCCTCAGGACACTGCCTTGGCCTCTCATCACGTGCTTTCTTTCTGTGAGGGAGGACCCAGCCCCTTCCACGGGGGTTCAGCGAGGAGCAGGGGACAGAGTGGATGGCATCCAGCCAGCAGGGTCAGCTCCTGCGGTGACCGGGAAGCAGCTGGTCAGCTTTAAACACACCTGCAGCCCCCCTGTGGCTCACGGAGCCTCGTGGTCTGTGGTCTGCAGAGGTGGCCCAGGGCTGGTGATCTATCTGTGCCCCAGGTGTGGTGGACGGGGGTTAATTAAAAAGGTGGCTGGGAGATGAATTTCTGGAAACACAAATTGGAAACCAGTGGAAGCTATTGATCTGCCTAATGGGAAGCCGATGGTTTCTGAGCGTGCAGA
This sequence is a window from Prionailurus bengalensis isolate Pbe53 chromosome A2, Fcat_Pben_1.1_paternal_pri, whole genome shotgun sequence. Protein-coding genes within it:
- the LOC122487560 gene encoding serine/threonine-protein kinase MARK1-like, translated to MKLTPHILTGKQSDVKFIRKTQKDPTGLQGLCREAQNMKTSSHPGIVKSLEVINTKETLVLHATYVSRDNLRDNFTHRGQVTEEVPEKFCQLLSVVEYCHQQGMIGGYQKLETLLFGKKLKQREDTPSANAWSLGVVWYCLGTGFEPFEGEVFWEAERNMENREQSALIFMSLESENMWYTLTTIQPTIYTPTRVRCWSSIATCSSTGLSSERSSLTSEGTSIVTMISGPRYNSPATNSDTSSEYRQPGRMSLEPKNQVLKPLEKFKNLFKKKQ